The following proteins are encoded in a genomic region of Oceanisphaera profunda:
- the ftsL gene encoding cell division protein FtsL: MRGGRINLAKEVGQDLVRYKWLLLLAVLVIGSALLVIVVTQGTRQLTSEYNELMAEQDRLDIEWRHLLLEQNTLMEHSRIELLARDKLGMKRAAPAEEKLVMQR, from the coding sequence GTGAGAGGGGGACGGATCAATCTGGCCAAGGAAGTTGGCCAAGATTTAGTGCGCTATAAGTGGCTACTGTTGTTGGCCGTGTTGGTGATTGGTTCCGCCCTCTTAGTGATAGTGGTAACTCAAGGCACCCGGCAACTGACCAGCGAATATAACGAATTAATGGCCGAGCAAGATAGATTAGATATCGAGTGGCGCCACCTCTTGTTAGAACAAAATACCCTAATGGAGCACAGCCGAATTGAGCTGCTGGCCCGAGATAAACTTGGCATGAAAAGAGCCGCTCCGGCCGAGGAAAAATTGGTGATGCAACGATGA
- a CDS encoding penicillin-binding transpeptidase domain-containing protein has protein sequence MRRRKQTKKEPMLVGWRFITVCGVILLAFGSLFARAAWIQVVSPDRLRMEGDMRSLRTAVTSTTRGMVMDRNGEELAVSVPVQAVWADPKQVHAELSLEKEQAWQALADVLGVPRDKLIKQVENPKRRFVYLQRQVTPAVAEYIRKLRLPGVHLRPEERRFYPTGEINTHMVGMTNIDGNGTEGIERSYNDWLTAQAGERRVRKDRMGRIIEDLGVVSEARQANNIHLSIDQRIQALAYRSLKRASEFHRATSASLVMIDVKSGEVLAMVNTPSFNPNNRGQYQSFRARNRAATDAYEPGSTLKPLIVVSALENGVVQADSIVDTSPGWMRLGGKRVSDTRNLGPISVETILMRSSNMGMVRMALQETPEQLIDTLYRFGLGIDSGTGLVGESSGLVPQRRRWSDIEKATLSFGYGLTTTPLQLAQAYAVIANGGVRYPLSILKRDQPPVGEQVVPRQHADAVLKMLEAVVGPGGTAGNAAIPGYRVGGKTGTSRKAIAGGYGNDYVGIFAGVAPISDPRFAMVVVMNEPQGDQYYGGQVSAPVFAEVMSGALQLMNIRPDAAKQEQFNLAGQEAKRVPHT, from the coding sequence ATGAGACGGCGTAAGCAAACTAAAAAAGAACCCATGCTGGTCGGATGGCGCTTTATCACTGTGTGTGGCGTGATCTTACTGGCATTTGGTTCTTTATTTGCGCGTGCAGCTTGGATTCAAGTGGTGTCACCGGACCGATTGCGCATGGAGGGCGATATGCGCTCTTTGCGTACTGCCGTGACCAGCACCACCCGTGGCATGGTGATGGACAGAAACGGTGAAGAGCTGGCGGTGTCGGTGCCGGTACAAGCGGTGTGGGCCGACCCTAAGCAAGTACACGCAGAATTAAGCTTAGAAAAAGAACAAGCCTGGCAGGCGCTGGCCGATGTGCTGGGCGTACCGCGGGATAAGCTTATCAAGCAAGTAGAAAACCCTAAGCGCCGTTTCGTGTATTTGCAGCGCCAAGTAACGCCAGCGGTGGCCGAGTATATTCGTAAATTACGCCTGCCGGGCGTGCATTTGCGTCCCGAAGAGCGCCGTTTTTATCCGACCGGTGAAATCAATACCCACATGGTGGGCATGACTAATATCGACGGTAACGGTACTGAGGGCATAGAGCGCAGCTATAACGATTGGTTGACCGCGCAAGCGGGTGAACGCCGAGTGCGTAAAGACCGCATGGGGCGGATTATCGAAGATCTAGGCGTAGTGTCAGAAGCCCGCCAAGCCAATAATATTCATTTAAGTATTGATCAGCGCATTCAAGCATTGGCTTATCGCTCGCTTAAACGTGCCAGTGAGTTTCACCGTGCCACGTCCGCCTCCTTAGTGATGATTGACGTAAAAAGCGGCGAAGTGCTGGCCATGGTTAATACGCCCTCTTTTAATCCCAATAATCGCGGGCAATACCAAAGCTTTAGAGCGCGAAACCGCGCCGCCACCGATGCCTACGAGCCGGGCTCTACCTTAAAGCCGCTGATTGTGGTCAGTGCGTTGGAGAATGGTGTGGTGCAGGCAGATTCTATTGTCGATACTAGCCCCGGCTGGATGCGCTTGGGCGGTAAACGGGTGTCAGATACCCGAAATCTCGGTCCCATTAGTGTAGAAACGATTTTAATGCGCTCCTCCAACATGGGCATGGTGCGCATGGCCTTACAAGAAACCCCTGAACAGTTAATCGATACCTTATATCGCTTTGGCCTTGGCATAGACTCAGGCACCGGCTTGGTGGGCGAAAGCTCAGGATTGGTGCCGCAGCGCCGCCGTTGGTCTGACATTGAAAAGGCGACCTTATCTTTTGGTTATGGCCTCACGACCACGCCGCTGCAATTGGCCCAAGCCTATGCGGTGATCGCCAACGGCGGCGTGCGCTATCCCTTAAGTATTCTGAAGCGGGATCAGCCGCCCGTTGGTGAGCAAGTGGTGCCGAGGCAGCATGCGGACGCAGTATTGAAGATGCTGGAAGCCGTGGTAGGCCCAGGCGGTACCGCAGGTAATGCGGCTATTCCTGGCTATCGAGTCGGCGGTAAAACCGGTACATCACGCAAAGCCATTGCCGGCGGTTATGGTAACGATTATGTGGGCATATTTGCCGGTGTGGCCCCGATTAGCGACCCCCGTTTCGCCATGGTGGTGGTGATGAACGAGCCTCAAGGTGACCAATATTATGGTGGCCAAGTGTCAGCACCTGTGTTTGCCGAGGTGATGAGTGGTGCGCTGCAGTTAATGAATATTCGCCCAGATGCAGCGAAACAAGAGCAATTTAATTTAGCAGGTCAGGAGGCAAAACGTGTCCCTCACACTTAG
- the murE gene encoding UDP-N-acetylmuramoyl-L-alanyl-D-glutamate--2,6-diaminopimelate ligase, with amino-acid sequence MSLTLRDLAVPLGLSAPAISIESLTLDSRAVTPGCLFIAVNGHSQDGRQFIGGALEQGAAAVLVEVDTPEQAGLDHQDHRLLNVYQLPKYLSLLAGIFYGDASRSLPLVGVTGTNGKSTVTQLIANWSGLLGTQAGVMGTLGNGLYGQLQPAINTTGSPLQVQQELAALQAAGAKRLAMEVSSHGLHQHRVAALHFKVAVFTNLSRDHLDYHATMAEYGEAKRQLFEMCDQARVINADDPVGRRWLSQYPQAIAYSMHGRLSDFAGKQLVAETVHFYPDGMKVAINSDWGNGVLSAPLMGRFNVANLLAAMGALLALGEPFERLLATAPQLSGVDGRMEPFTAANRPLVVVDYAHTPDALEQVLEALRQHCKGRLWCLVGCGGDRDKGKRPLMAAAAEQGADVLVLTDDNPRTESASAIIDDMRQGLTDADAVTVVHNRAEAIAYAIAQAGVDDIILVAGKGHEDYQIVGSEKMHYSDRETVAALLELGA; translated from the coding sequence GTGTCCCTCACACTTAGAGACTTAGCGGTGCCTTTGGGGCTGTCGGCGCCAGCGATTAGCATAGAATCTTTAACTTTAGATAGCCGGGCCGTGACGCCCGGTTGCCTGTTTATTGCTGTTAACGGCCACAGCCAAGATGGTCGTCAATTTATTGGTGGCGCATTAGAACAAGGTGCGGCGGCTGTGCTAGTCGAAGTGGATACGCCGGAACAAGCAGGTTTGGATCATCAAGATCACCGCTTGCTCAACGTCTATCAGCTACCCAAATATTTATCCTTGCTGGCCGGCATTTTTTACGGTGATGCATCAAGAAGTCTGCCGCTGGTGGGCGTTACCGGTACTAATGGTAAGAGTACGGTTACGCAATTGATTGCCAACTGGAGCGGCTTGCTTGGCACCCAAGCGGGGGTGATGGGCACGCTCGGTAATGGTCTTTACGGCCAATTACAGCCAGCCATTAATACCACCGGCTCCCCGTTGCAAGTGCAGCAAGAGTTGGCTGCATTGCAAGCGGCAGGCGCTAAGCGTCTTGCCATGGAAGTGTCTTCCCACGGCTTGCATCAACATAGAGTGGCGGCGTTGCACTTTAAGGTGGCGGTGTTTACCAATCTCAGTCGTGACCATTTGGATTATCACGCCACCATGGCGGAATATGGCGAAGCTAAGCGCCAGCTATTTGAGATGTGTGACCAAGCTCGCGTCATTAACGCCGATGACCCAGTGGGTCGTCGTTGGTTGAGTCAGTACCCTCAAGCCATTGCTTATAGCATGCATGGTCGGCTGAGCGATTTTGCCGGTAAGCAGTTAGTGGCCGAAACCGTGCATTTTTATCCCGATGGCATGAAAGTGGCCATTAACTCCGACTGGGGGAATGGTGTATTATCCGCCCCCCTAATGGGGCGTTTCAATGTGGCTAACTTATTAGCGGCCATGGGCGCCTTGTTAGCCCTAGGCGAGCCCTTTGAGCGCTTGCTAGCCACGGCACCGCAATTATCTGGTGTTGACGGGCGCATGGAGCCCTTTACGGCGGCCAATCGGCCGTTAGTAGTGGTGGATTATGCCCATACGCCGGATGCCTTAGAGCAAGTATTAGAAGCACTGCGCCAACATTGTAAAGGCCGTTTATGGTGTTTGGTGGGCTGTGGCGGTGACCGCGATAAAGGCAAACGGCCACTGATGGCGGCTGCCGCAGAACAAGGTGCGGATGTGTTGGTATTAACCGACGATAACCCGCGCACCGAATCCGCCAGCGCCATTATCGACGATATGCGCCAAGGCTTAACGGATGCCGATGCGGTTACCGTAGTGCACAACCGCGCCGAAGCCATTGCTTATGCGATTGCACAGGCGGGGGTGGACGATATTATTTTAGTGGCCGGTAAAGGCCATGAGGACTATCAGATAGTGGGTAGCGAAAAAATGCATTATAGCGACCGAGAAACCGTGGCCGCCTTGTTGGAGTTAGGGGCATGA
- a CDS encoding UDP-N-acetylmuramoyl-tripeptide--D-alanyl-D-alanine ligase, translating to MIALLLSQLADASGGELRGADGNISQVTTDSRQPLPKGGLFVALSGERFDGHDFAEAAINQGASAVLVERWLELAAEVAQIKVADTRLALGVLGGLVREQSSAKVLAITGSCGKTTVKEMAASILRQKGTVLATKGNLNNEIGVPLTLCELTTDTDYAVVELGANHVGEIAWTSSLTQPHVAIINNVEASHLEGFGSLEGVAQAKGEIYSGLVEGGVAIANGDSPFCKLWKEQHELVCFGEHKDYQARDIQLDKAGCAQFRLLTPQGEVAIKLPVPGKHNVANALAAAAGTETLGASLSDIAEGLSQFSSSAGRLEVWTRPGLTVLDDTYNASVASVLAGLDTLASLPGFRVFVFGDMAELGSYSKQMHIQVGEHAKKLGIDCVFTVGQDSQFTAQAAQGQHFADKQQLTPVLFEALAQHHKVVVLIKGARSARMEEIVRAIQEQSPC from the coding sequence ATGATAGCGCTTCTTTTAAGCCAATTAGCCGACGCCTCGGGCGGTGAGCTGCGCGGTGCTGATGGCAATATCTCTCAGGTCACTACCGACAGTCGCCAACCCTTGCCTAAGGGTGGGTTATTTGTGGCCTTGTCGGGCGAGCGCTTCGATGGCCATGATTTTGCCGAAGCCGCAATTAATCAAGGTGCCAGCGCTGTATTGGTGGAGCGCTGGTTGGAGTTAGCCGCAGAGGTGGCACAAATAAAAGTCGCCGACACCCGCTTAGCATTAGGCGTGTTGGGTGGCTTGGTGCGTGAGCAAAGCTCGGCCAAAGTGTTGGCCATTACCGGCAGCTGTGGCAAAACCACGGTTAAGGAAATGGCGGCGTCCATCTTGCGTCAAAAAGGCACGGTATTGGCCACCAAAGGCAATTTGAATAATGAGATAGGCGTGCCGCTGACCTTGTGTGAGCTAACCACAGACACCGACTATGCGGTGGTAGAGCTGGGTGCCAATCATGTGGGCGAAATTGCCTGGACCAGCTCCTTAACGCAACCCCATGTGGCCATTATTAATAACGTCGAAGCCTCACACCTTGAAGGCTTTGGCTCGCTGGAAGGCGTGGCGCAAGCCAAGGGCGAAATCTATTCCGGTTTGGTAGAGGGCGGCGTGGCGATAGCTAACGGCGACAGCCCGTTCTGCAAGCTGTGGAAAGAGCAACACGAATTGGTGTGCTTTGGCGAACACAAAGATTATCAGGCCCGCGATATTCAATTGGATAAAGCCGGCTGTGCGCAGTTTCGCTTGCTTACGCCCCAAGGCGAGGTGGCCATAAAGTTACCCGTGCCCGGCAAACATAATGTGGCCAATGCGCTGGCCGCCGCCGCCGGCACCGAGACGTTGGGCGCCAGTTTGAGTGATATTGCCGAGGGCTTGAGCCAGTTTTCGTCGTCTGCAGGACGCTTAGAAGTATGGACGCGACCGGGTTTGACGGTGTTAGATGATACATATAACGCCAGTGTGGCCTCGGTATTGGCCGGTCTTGATACGCTGGCCAGCTTACCGGGCTTTCGCGTGTTCGTATTTGGCGACATGGCAGAGCTGGGTAGTTACAGCAAGCAGATGCACATTCAAGTGGGTGAACATGCGAAAAAGCTCGGCATCGATTGTGTATTCACGGTCGGTCAAGATAGCCAGTTCACGGCACAAGCGGCACAAGGGCAGCACTTTGCTGATAAACAACAATTAACGCCTGTCTTGTTTGAGGCATTGGCGCAACATCATAAGGTCGTGGTTTTGATTAAAGGTGCACGCAGTGCGCGCATGGAAGAGATAGTGCGCGCCATTCAGGAGCAAAGCCCATGCTAG
- the mraY gene encoding phospho-N-acetylmuramoyl-pentapeptide-transferase, translating to MLVWLAEWLTPHFSFFNVFSYLTFRAVISILTGLVICLWMGPHLIRRLQNLQIGQVVRNDGPESHFSKAGTPTMGGLMILISIFVTVLLWARLDNPYVWIVLFVLGAFGAIGFVDDYRKVVRKNTDGLVARWKYFWQSAAALVAAVAAYAVAQDPAQTQLVMPFFKDVMPQLGLFFIILSYFVIVGSSNAVNLTDGLDGLAIMPVVMVSAGFALVAWATGNVNFAAYLHIPYVAHAGELMVFCTAIIGAGLGFLWFNTYPAQVFMGDVGSLALGATLGIIAVLVRQEFLLVIMGGIFVIETLSVILQVGSYKLRGQRIFRMAPIHHHYELKGWPEPRVIVRFWIITLMLVLIGLATLKVR from the coding sequence ATGCTAGTGTGGCTAGCGGAGTGGCTGACCCCTCATTTCAGCTTTTTTAACGTATTTTCATATCTGACTTTTAGAGCGGTGATCTCGATTTTAACCGGTCTGGTGATTTGCTTATGGATGGGACCGCACTTAATCCGGCGCTTACAAAACCTGCAAATTGGCCAAGTGGTGCGCAACGACGGCCCCGAGTCCCATTTCAGCAAAGCCGGCACGCCCACCATGGGCGGCTTGATGATCTTGATCTCCATCTTCGTCACCGTGTTGTTGTGGGCGCGCTTAGATAACCCCTACGTTTGGATAGTGTTGTTTGTGCTGGGTGCGTTTGGTGCCATTGGCTTCGTCGATGACTATCGCAAAGTAGTGCGCAAGAATACCGACGGACTCGTGGCGCGCTGGAAGTACTTTTGGCAGTCCGCCGCCGCCTTAGTCGCCGCCGTGGCCGCTTATGCGGTGGCCCAAGATCCGGCGCAAACTCAGCTCGTGATGCCGTTTTTTAAAGATGTGATGCCACAACTGGGGCTATTTTTTATTATCTTGAGCTATTTCGTGATTGTCGGCTCTAGCAACGCGGTGAACCTGACTGATGGCTTGGATGGTTTAGCCATTATGCCGGTGGTGATGGTGTCCGCGGGTTTTGCCTTGGTGGCGTGGGCGACGGGTAACGTGAATTTTGCCGCTTATCTGCATATTCCCTATGTGGCTCATGCGGGCGAGCTGATGGTGTTTTGCACCGCCATCATAGGTGCGGGCTTAGGGTTTTTATGGTTTAACACTTATCCGGCACAAGTATTTATGGGTGATGTGGGCTCACTGGCACTGGGCGCCACCTTAGGCATCATTGCGGTACTGGTGCGCCAAGAGTTTTTATTAGTGATCATGGGCGGGATTTTCGTCATTGAAACCCTGTCGGTGATTTTACAAGTGGGCTCTTATAAATTGCGGGGCCAGCGCATTTTTCGCATGGCACCCATTCATCACCATTACGAATTAAAAGGCTGGCCTGAGCCCAGAGTGATCGTCCGTTTCTGGATTATTACGCTGATGCTGGTGCTAATTGGCCTCGCTACTTTAAAGGTAAGATAA
- the murD gene encoding UDP-N-acetylmuramoyl-L-alanine--D-glutamate ligase translates to MLPERILILGLGQTGLSVLQYCLQCGITPVVMDTRSRPPGAEQLPDSIERYFGGLELAPLLAAELIVASPGVPLATPELQQALAAGVEIIGDVELLVRACSRGDKALPIIAITGSNGKSTVTTLVGEMAAEAGIKVGVGGNIGTPALELLSTELELVVLELSSFQLETTPSLAASAATVLNISEDHLDRYDSLAHYRDTKLGIYQGAEQAVYNREDDQTQVPTWLSPSAHAITSFGLDDQAYGRVAHDGQLWLSRAGQPVLPVADLKILGTHNQLNALAAMALADQAGISETAQVAVLRRFTGLKHRCQFVAEKNGVLWVNDSKATNVGATLAAIDGLSDAGGRLWLIAGGQGKGQDFSPLVPLLNDKLAAMVCFGQDRAQLLALATNTHEVHTLDEAVAWCAAEATAGDTVLFAPACASLDMYGNYQLRGEHFIKLVEALLVEAL, encoded by the coding sequence ATGCTACCCGAGCGTATCCTGATCCTTGGCTTAGGGCAGACTGGATTGTCTGTGCTGCAGTATTGCCTACAGTGCGGTATTACGCCTGTGGTGATGGATACCCGTAGCCGCCCACCGGGTGCCGAGCAATTACCTGATTCGATTGAACGCTACTTTGGCGGCCTGGAGCTGGCGCCTTTACTAGCCGCTGAGCTGATTGTTGCCAGCCCAGGTGTGCCCTTGGCTACGCCTGAGTTACAGCAAGCACTAGCGGCGGGTGTGGAAATTATCGGTGATGTTGAGTTATTGGTGCGTGCTTGCTCAAGAGGCGATAAAGCGCTTCCTATTATTGCCATTACCGGCTCAAACGGTAAGAGTACCGTCACTACCCTAGTGGGTGAGATGGCCGCCGAGGCAGGCATTAAGGTGGGCGTGGGCGGTAATATCGGCACACCAGCGCTGGAGCTCTTATCTACAGAGCTTGAATTAGTGGTGTTAGAGCTGTCGAGCTTTCAGCTAGAAACCACGCCGAGCCTAGCTGCTAGTGCCGCCACTGTGCTGAATATTAGCGAAGATCATTTAGATCGTTATGACTCGCTGGCTCATTATCGTGATACCAAGCTTGGTATTTATCAAGGTGCTGAGCAGGCGGTGTATAACCGTGAAGACGACCAAACCCAAGTGCCTACATGGTTATCCCCCAGCGCCCACGCCATCACCAGCTTTGGCCTAGATGACCAAGCCTATGGCCGAGTCGCGCATGATGGCCAGTTATGGTTAAGTCGTGCAGGCCAACCGGTGTTGCCGGTAGCGGACTTAAAAATATTGGGCACGCACAATCAGCTTAATGCCTTGGCGGCCATGGCATTGGCGGATCAAGCGGGCATTAGCGAGACGGCACAAGTGGCCGTGTTACGCCGTTTTACGGGCTTAAAGCACAGATGCCAATTTGTCGCCGAAAAAAATGGCGTGCTGTGGGTCAATGACAGTAAAGCTACCAATGTGGGGGCTACCTTGGCGGCCATTGATGGCTTAAGTGACGCAGGCGGACGCTTATGGTTGATTGCTGGCGGGCAGGGCAAGGGGCAAGACTTCTCGCCTTTAGTGCCTTTGCTTAACGATAAGCTGGCGGCCATGGTGTGTTTTGGTCAAGACCGCGCGCAATTATTAGCCTTGGCCACTAACACCCATGAAGTGCACACCTTAGATGAAGCGGTAGCTTGGTGCGCGGCAGAGGCCACAGCAGGCGATACTGTGTTGTTTGCGCCGGCTTGTGCCAGCCTCGATATGTATGGCAACTATCAACTACGCGGTGAGCACTTTATTAAGCTAGTGGAGGCACTTTTGGTGGAGGCCCTATGA
- the ftsW gene encoding cell division protein FtsW, with amino-acid sequence MKWPTFGSNWLLRPSQGLIYDRQLVILALSLMAIGLVIVSSASIAEGINVGNDPFHFVKRHGIFLVICLLLSVFMLQVPMERWQQFNTAFLLFSILLLVLVLIVGREINGSQRWLPLGLLNVQPAEIAKLALFTFLAGYLVRRQDEVRGKWRGFIKPLAVMGVISVLLLMQPDLGSVVVLFVTTLGMLFLAGARLSQFLSLVGLGIGLLVFLIVNAPYRMRRVTSFLNPWEDPFGSGYQLTQSLMAFGRGGWFGEGLGNSIQKLEYLPEAHTDFVFAILGEELGFTGVILVLLLQAWLAFKALHIGQKVLLGGRQYEGYLAMGIGIWFSFQTVVNVGAASGMLPTKGLTLPLVSYGGSSLLVISTAVAILLRIDFEWRRDHMQARQREAL; translated from the coding sequence ATGAAGTGGCCAACCTTCGGCAGCAACTGGTTGTTGCGACCCTCTCAGGGGTTAATTTACGATCGTCAATTGGTGATTTTAGCCCTGAGCTTAATGGCCATCGGCTTAGTGATAGTGTCGTCGGCGTCCATCGCCGAGGGCATCAATGTAGGCAATGACCCCTTTCACTTCGTGAAGCGCCACGGCATTTTCTTGGTGATCTGCTTATTGTTAAGTGTGTTTATGTTGCAAGTGCCCATGGAGCGTTGGCAGCAATTTAATACCGCCTTTTTGCTTTTTTCTATTCTGTTGTTAGTGCTGGTGTTGATCGTCGGCCGTGAGATTAACGGCAGTCAGCGCTGGTTACCCTTAGGGCTGTTAAACGTACAGCCCGCAGAAATTGCCAAGCTGGCGCTGTTCACCTTTTTGGCCGGTTATTTAGTGCGCCGCCAAGATGAAGTGCGCGGTAAGTGGCGAGGTTTTATCAAGCCGCTGGCGGTGATGGGCGTGATCTCGGTATTGCTGCTTATGCAGCCGGATTTAGGCTCGGTGGTGGTGCTGTTTGTGACTACCTTAGGCATGTTATTTTTGGCCGGTGCCCGCTTGAGTCAATTCCTCAGCCTAGTAGGGCTAGGGATAGGCTTATTGGTGTTTTTGATTGTGAATGCGCCGTATCGAATGCGCCGCGTCACTTCGTTTTTGAACCCGTGGGAAGATCCGTTTGGCAGCGGCTATCAGCTGACGCAGTCTTTAATGGCCTTTGGTCGCGGTGGCTGGTTTGGTGAAGGCTTAGGCAACTCGATTCAAAAGTTGGAATATTTACCGGAAGCGCACACTGACTTTGTGTTTGCGATTTTGGGCGAAGAGCTGGGCTTTACCGGCGTGATCTTGGTGCTATTGCTGCAAGCGTGGCTGGCCTTTAAGGCGCTGCATATCGGACAAAAAGTGTTATTGGGTGGTCGTCAATACGAAGGTTATCTGGCGATGGGCATCGGCATTTGGTTTAGCTTTCAAACCGTGGTTAACGTGGGCGCCGCGTCAGGCATGTTGCCCACCAAGGGCCTCACGCTGCCCTTAGTCAGCTACGGCGGCTCCAGCTTGCTGGTGATCAGCACGGCGGTGGCGATTTTACTGCGCATCGACTTTGAATGGCGCCGTGACCATATGCAAGCCAGACAAAGGGAGGCCCTGTAA
- the murG gene encoding undecaprenyldiphospho-muramoylpentapeptide beta-N-acetylglucosaminyltransferase — protein MSIEQAQTRPVTSTLPAKTLLVMAGGTGGHVFPGLAVAELLRAQGWNIHWLGTAERMEAQLVPAHGYPLHTIAIAGVRGNGLKRKLLAPLHILRATWQARGILNKIKPDVVLGMGGFASGPGGVAAWLAGIPLVLHEQNAAAGMTNKLLARLAKRVLIAFAGPFAELNNTQLVGNPVRAEVLALPAPDERISLDPQPLRLLVVGGSLGAKILNEVLPQAIALAGNAMPDNIKVRHQTGKGNSEAVRASYQDLGIEAEVSDFIDDMAAAYGQADLVVCRAGALTVSEIAAAGVGAIFVPLPHAVDDHQTKNARVLSDQGAALLLPQSELTARSLADQLQQLMNNRAQLLAMAQLARTQAITDAAERVIESLRAVAK, from the coding sequence ATGTCTATTGAGCAAGCTCAAACCCGCCCCGTTACCAGTACCTTGCCGGCCAAAACCTTATTGGTGATGGCCGGTGGCACTGGCGGCCATGTGTTCCCGGGGCTAGCGGTAGCTGAGCTATTACGCGCCCAAGGCTGGAATATTCATTGGCTGGGTACTGCCGAGCGTATGGAGGCACAATTGGTGCCTGCGCACGGTTATCCCTTGCACACTATCGCCATTGCTGGAGTACGCGGTAATGGTTTAAAGCGTAAGTTGTTGGCGCCTTTGCATATTTTGCGTGCCACTTGGCAGGCCCGCGGTATTTTAAACAAGATTAAACCCGATGTGGTGCTGGGCATGGGCGGTTTTGCGTCTGGGCCCGGCGGCGTAGCGGCTTGGCTGGCGGGCATTCCATTAGTGCTACACGAGCAAAATGCCGCCGCTGGCATGACCAATAAGTTATTGGCACGCCTCGCGAAACGGGTATTAATCGCCTTTGCCGGTCCCTTTGCAGAGCTTAACAACACTCAACTGGTGGGTAATCCGGTGCGCGCCGAGGTGTTAGCGTTACCGGCTCCTGATGAACGCATTTCGCTGGACCCGCAGCCGTTGCGTTTATTAGTAGTGGGCGGTAGTTTAGGCGCCAAAATTTTAAATGAAGTGCTGCCGCAGGCGATCGCATTGGCAGGCAATGCTATGCCCGATAATATCAAGGTCCGCCATCAAACCGGCAAAGGTAACAGTGAGGCGGTGCGGGCGAGTTATCAAGATTTGGGCATTGAAGCCGAAGTCAGTGATTTTATTGATGATATGGCGGCGGCCTATGGCCAAGCAGATTTGGTAGTGTGCCGTGCCGGCGCGCTAACGGTGTCAGAAATTGCTGCCGCCGGTGTGGGGGCGATTTTTGTACCGCTGCCCCACGCGGTGGACGATCATCAAACGAAGAATGCCCGCGTGCTTTCCGATCAAGGTGCGGCACTTTTACTGCCTCAGTCTGAGTTAACGGCCCGCTCCTTGGCCGACCAGCTGCAGCAATTAATGAATAATAGAGCGCAGTTGCTGGCTATGGCACAGCTTGCGCGTACTCAAGCTATCACGGACGCTGCAGAGCGAGTAATCGAGAGCTTACGCGCCGTAGCAAAATAA